A region of Myxococcus stipitatus DSM 14675 DNA encodes the following proteins:
- a CDS encoding RCC1-like domain-containing protein produces MKRWNVSWMSTLALVMACGVPAGEDVSAPDAPLATQESALCVGVTFDSLEVEGVSSFAGELAGAGSWVVGNGANAVYLEYFLDGADHGFDERVGEQGEWFFSEAAAGLGCGVHSFVVKASPMIIDSNGNRAKCGITREVLRNFVQFCPSVSPGVYHTLEVKSGGSLWAWGNNPSGQLGNGQRTQRNAPTRVRGLNQVVSASAGAEHSVAVTEDGSVWTWGSNAYGQLGDGTNTLRAVPVQVPGMSDVVAVAAAGSRTVALKADGTVWTWGINSSGELGDGTTTHSLLPIQVPNLSGVTNIAAGLWHTLAVKKDGSAWSWGNNAYGQLGDGTTLNRLRPVLVAGLTGVRALSGGVVHTVALKWDGTAWGWGYNSAGQLGNGTTTNSSIPVQVAALTQAVEIDAGGYHTLARRQDGTLYAWGDNFYGALGTGNTTSSSVPVQVPLSGVRWFGAGYYYSVAERKKVNMAQVHTLFAWGHNTNGELGDGTTTQRTSPTAVVVSGIVKTAGGSAHSVALGAGGAVWTWGYNAYGQLGNGTTTQVVTPTQLPGMSGVIDVAAGVNHTVALSADGTVAAWGYNAYGQLGNGTTANQLTPQSVPELDGVTAISAGSTHTVALKADGTVWAWGSNLYGQLGDGTFTHRSSPVQVPSLENVVSIAAGHFHTVAVKGDGTLWVWGYGPQGQLGLGTTTNQSVPVQVSGLGHAVAIAAGGYHTVALLANGQVWTWGYNSSGQLGDATIIQRYSPVLVPGLTNVIALAAGGYTTAVLKRDGTVWAFGYNPNGQLGDGTTTSRSSPTATLMNSVVDLSSGVNHMMGLRKDAWVRACGYNSAGQLGDGTTTQRPTPVQVTNLPGDGSIVAPGGGGVGMGIR; encoded by the coding sequence ATGAAGCGATGGAACGTGTCGTGGATGTCGACCCTGGCGCTCGTGATGGCGTGTGGTGTGCCCGCCGGCGAGGACGTGAGCGCGCCGGATGCGCCGCTGGCCACCCAGGAGTCGGCGCTGTGCGTGGGAGTGACCTTCGACTCGCTCGAGGTGGAGGGGGTGAGCTCCTTCGCGGGAGAGCTGGCGGGAGCAGGCTCCTGGGTGGTGGGCAACGGCGCCAACGCGGTGTACCTGGAGTACTTCCTGGACGGCGCGGACCACGGCTTCGATGAGCGCGTAGGCGAGCAGGGGGAGTGGTTCTTCAGCGAGGCCGCAGCCGGACTCGGCTGTGGGGTGCATTCCTTCGTGGTGAAGGCCTCCCCCATGATCATCGACAGCAATGGCAACCGCGCCAAGTGCGGCATCACCCGGGAGGTGCTCCGCAACTTCGTCCAGTTCTGCCCGAGCGTGAGTCCGGGCGTCTACCACACGCTGGAGGTGAAGTCGGGCGGCTCTCTGTGGGCCTGGGGCAACAACCCCTCCGGCCAGCTGGGCAATGGGCAGCGGACCCAGCGCAACGCGCCGACGCGGGTGCGGGGCCTGAACCAGGTCGTCTCCGCTTCGGCCGGTGCCGAGCACTCCGTGGCGGTGACAGAGGACGGGAGCGTGTGGACGTGGGGCTCCAACGCCTACGGACAGCTCGGAGACGGCACCAACACGTTGCGCGCGGTGCCTGTGCAGGTGCCGGGGATGAGCGACGTCGTCGCGGTGGCGGCCGCCGGCTCGCGGACGGTGGCGCTGAAGGCGGATGGGACCGTGTGGACCTGGGGAATCAACTCCTCGGGAGAGCTCGGAGACGGGACCACCACCCACAGCCTGCTCCCCATCCAGGTGCCGAACCTCAGCGGAGTCACCAACATCGCCGCGGGCTTGTGGCACACGTTGGCGGTGAAGAAGGACGGAAGCGCCTGGAGCTGGGGGAACAACGCCTACGGACAGCTCGGGGACGGCACCACCCTCAACAGGTTGAGGCCCGTGCTGGTGGCGGGCCTCACCGGCGTCCGCGCGCTCTCCGGAGGCGTCGTCCACACGGTCGCCCTGAAGTGGGACGGCACGGCATGGGGCTGGGGCTACAACAGCGCGGGTCAGCTGGGCAACGGGACGACCACCAACAGCTCCATCCCGGTGCAGGTGGCGGCGCTCACCCAAGCCGTCGAGATCGACGCGGGCGGCTATCACACCCTGGCCAGGCGGCAGGATGGCACCCTGTATGCCTGGGGCGACAACTTCTACGGCGCGCTGGGCACCGGGAACACCACCAGCAGCTCCGTGCCGGTGCAGGTCCCGCTCTCGGGGGTGCGATGGTTCGGTGCGGGCTACTACTACTCCGTGGCCGAGCGGAAGAAGGTGAACATGGCCCAGGTGCACACGCTGTTTGCGTGGGGCCACAACACCAACGGCGAGCTCGGTGATGGGACCACGACCCAGCGCACCTCCCCCACGGCCGTCGTGGTCAGCGGGATTGTGAAGACCGCTGGCGGCAGCGCGCACTCGGTGGCCCTGGGGGCCGGTGGAGCGGTGTGGACCTGGGGCTACAATGCCTATGGCCAGCTGGGCAACGGGACGACCACCCAGGTCGTCACGCCCACGCAGCTGCCGGGCATGAGCGGCGTCATCGACGTGGCGGCGGGGGTCAACCACACAGTGGCGCTGAGCGCGGACGGCACCGTGGCCGCCTGGGGTTACAACGCCTATGGCCAGCTCGGCAACGGGACGACCGCCAACCAGCTCACACCGCAGTCCGTGCCGGAGCTGGACGGCGTCACCGCCATCTCCGCGGGCTCCACGCACACGGTGGCGCTGAAGGCGGACGGCACCGTCTGGGCCTGGGGCTCCAACCTCTACGGCCAGCTCGGAGACGGGACCTTCACCCATCGCTCCTCGCCGGTGCAGGTGCCGTCCCTCGAGAATGTCGTCTCCATCGCCGCGGGCCACTTCCACACGGTGGCGGTGAAGGGGGATGGCACCCTGTGGGTCTGGGGCTACGGCCCCCAAGGGCAGTTGGGCCTCGGGACGACCACCAACCAGTCCGTGCCGGTGCAGGTCTCCGGACTCGGCCATGCCGTCGCCATCGCCGCGGGCGGCTACCACACGGTGGCGCTGCTGGCGAACGGCCAGGTGTGGACCTGGGGTTACAACTCCTCCGGCCAGCTCGGCGATGCGACCATCATCCAGCGCTACTCGCCAGTGCTGGTCCCCGGCCTCACCAACGTCATCGCGCTCGCCGCGGGGGGGTACACCACGGCGGTGCTGAAGCGGGACGGCACGGTGTGGGCCTTTGGCTACAACCCCAACGGCCAGCTCGGAGATGGGACGACGACCTCGCGCAGCTCACCGACCGCGACGCTCATGAACTCCGTCGTGGACCTCTCCTCGGGCGTCAACCACATGATGGGGCTGCGCAAGGATGCCTGGGTCCGGGCCTGCGGCTACAACTCCGCCGGCCAGCTCGGCGACGGGACGACCACCCAGCGCCCGACGCCGGTGCAGGTGACGAACCTCCCAGGTGACGGGAGCATCGTCGCCCCTGGGGGAGGTGGCGTCGGCATGGGCATTCGCTGA
- a CDS encoding Hint domain-containing protein gives MSRRIWGAMALVVVAMVLPAQVEAQPLLLGRCTVDNLSTSDAAKQRVEWARKCALNQNVGHPRAAFNTGLSSASGGTLKDYLESDLERNSVGEGSFTGSSFQVNTAAMFALYNAGPTSQALDTDGYLQWSRDSWRRKGRPLYPTFGTTSDIADDGNRQLFPHKDLANCRLYFDKESTEPAFTAFHVNGYCESACYTAEQEILFADGALPIREAMEALREDLITLTPDSTFDALQLQPNLTYSYTRELRDAEHTLVVITARSGGQLRLTLEHPVINGEGRIVQAQTLEVGDALVKADGTLDAIVDLQKTPFFGKVYNLAPVTTDRVSNILVAQGYLVGSVRFQNDEVGYLNRIILYRSIPADVLPQVERP, from the coding sequence ATGTCGCGAAGAATCTGGGGGGCCATGGCCCTGGTGGTGGTGGCGATGGTGTTGCCAGCACAGGTGGAGGCGCAGCCTCTCCTGCTGGGCCGATGCACCGTCGACAACCTGTCGACGAGTGACGCGGCGAAGCAGCGAGTCGAGTGGGCTCGCAAGTGCGCGCTGAACCAGAACGTCGGGCACCCGAGGGCCGCGTTCAACACGGGCCTGAGCTCCGCGAGCGGTGGGACGCTGAAGGACTACCTGGAGTCGGACCTGGAGCGGAACTCAGTGGGAGAGGGCTCGTTCACGGGCTCGAGCTTCCAGGTGAACACCGCGGCCATGTTCGCGCTCTACAACGCGGGCCCCACCTCCCAGGCGTTGGACACTGACGGCTACCTGCAGTGGTCACGCGACTCGTGGCGGAGGAAGGGACGCCCGCTCTACCCCACCTTCGGCACGACGTCCGACATCGCCGATGACGGCAACCGCCAGCTCTTCCCTCACAAGGACCTGGCGAACTGCAGGCTCTACTTCGACAAGGAGAGCACCGAGCCGGCCTTCACCGCCTTCCATGTGAACGGCTACTGCGAGTCGGCCTGCTACACCGCCGAGCAGGAGATCCTCTTCGCCGACGGCGCCCTCCCCATCCGTGAGGCGATGGAGGCGCTGCGTGAGGACCTCATCACGCTGACGCCGGACTCCACGTTCGATGCGCTCCAGCTCCAGCCGAACCTCACCTACAGCTACACGCGAGAGCTCCGGGACGCGGAGCACACGCTCGTGGTCATCACCGCCCGGTCTGGCGGTCAGCTCCGCCTCACCCTCGAGCACCCGGTCATCAACGGCGAGGGCCGCATCGTGCAGGCGCAGACCCTCGAGGTGGGCGACGCGCTGGTGAAGGCCGACGGCACCCTGGATGCCATCGTGGACCTCCAGAAGACCCCCTTCTTCGGCAAGGTCTACAACCTCGCGCCGGTGACGACGGACCGGGTGTCCAACATCCTCGTGGCCCAGGGCTACCTGGTGGGCTCCGTGCGGTTCCAGAACGACGAGGTGGGCTACCTCAACCGCATCATCCTCTACCGGAGCATTCCCGCCGACGTGCTCCCCCAGGTGGAGCGCCCATGA
- a CDS encoding HEAT repeat domain-containing protein produces MSRPEHGEEGSTEALIQMALAGDEDDERAWEAIWALRRRGTREVLDAAIQLLGDSSAKARGRGADVLGQLGAGRPVFSAERGDALLDLLRREKEPKVLLSAGVALGHLVEPRALTELIGLASHPSAEARCGAVHGLAVLDAPEAVEALIQLSTDEDRDVRDWATFGLGSLREESDTPRLRDALAARLGDVDPEIASEALVGLATRQDPRAVEPVRAALSGHSVTVYALEAAAALGDPDFYPLLLAIRDEGGPADSYFLRVLNDVIARFE; encoded by the coding sequence ATGAGTCGTCCGGAGCATGGCGAAGAGGGCAGCACCGAGGCGCTCATCCAGATGGCCTTGGCAGGGGACGAAGATGATGAGCGCGCCTGGGAGGCCATCTGGGCACTGAGGCGTCGGGGGACGCGTGAGGTGCTGGATGCCGCCATCCAACTTCTCGGTGACTCCTCCGCGAAAGCACGGGGGCGCGGCGCGGATGTTCTGGGCCAGCTTGGCGCTGGGCGCCCCGTCTTCTCGGCGGAGCGTGGCGATGCGCTGTTGGACCTCCTTCGACGGGAGAAGGAGCCCAAGGTCCTCCTTTCCGCAGGTGTTGCATTGGGGCACCTCGTGGAACCCCGCGCCCTGACGGAGCTCATCGGCCTGGCAAGCCATCCCTCTGCGGAGGCGCGATGCGGCGCGGTGCATGGGCTGGCTGTCTTGGATGCTCCAGAAGCGGTGGAGGCACTCATCCAGCTTTCCACCGACGAGGACCGCGATGTCCGGGACTGGGCGACCTTTGGCCTGGGGTCGCTCAGGGAAGAGAGCGACACACCTCGGTTGCGTGATGCGCTCGCGGCGCGCCTCGGCGATGTGGACCCGGAGATTGCCAGCGAGGCACTGGTGGGCCTGGCGACACGGCAGGACCCTCGCGCTGTCGAGCCCGTGCGTGCCGCGCTTTCTGGACACAGCGTGACGGTGTACGCGCTCGAGGCCGCTGCAGCTCTGGGGGACCCGGATTTCTATCCGCTCCTCCTCGCCATTCGCGATGAAGGAGGTCCTGCGGACAGCTACTTCCTGCGCGTCCTGAATGACGTCATCGCCCGCTTCGAGTAA
- a CDS encoding tetratricopeptide repeat protein, whose protein sequence is MRNEQREKSAPGGHAEEVPSRDGEPLPRLEDGGATTWPYEGEPTKAPPLEPGYTLLGRYTVLGTLGQGSMGLVLSVYDARLDRRVALKLLRPWSGGESRRDEEQARFVREAQAMARLSHPQVVAVYDAGTLEDGALFIAMEYVEGQTLRRWQQGRPWGEVLAQYLAAGQGLAAAHEAGLIHHDFKPDNVLVGQDGRARVTDFGLAWLESASVDEPREAPAQLLPAQPAVALAPLTTRSSQWMGTPSYMADEQFRGQRGDARSDLYAFCVSLYEGLYGQLPFQGNTVAELRAAQRAGRVAPPEDSQVPAWVTRTLLQGLSTDSAKRPSSMKALLHALADDPEKKRRARPSRWALVGAVGAAAGLALWVWARPQEQVCGRMELRLSGVWDAEVRARLEQGLVATGAPYARATAERVVQGLEAYAGAWVRQRTALCLSASQEGRPKNSGLLMLEEACLERRRGQLRALTELLSQSPDTALVRKAVEAVQALPPLEYCEDAKALTAAVPPPEDPVVRGKVEALQQQVDSLRVLLDTHRVQEGLVLADSLLPQVKAAGHASLEAQTLYLMAWMREGTGDYRATVDGLREAMGVAARGRDAYTLAQASNSLVWVTGNRLRRPHDALHMVPMAQSMVELADDDRIRAFASNSEGTILMAVGKHEEARQAFEHALALRKKVWGPEHWEVASTLHNLGLLFQSMGRVDEALEAHTLSLEMRKEVLGPEHPRVAESLRDLGTTLQEMGRFEEALEAQSRALALKQKVLGSEHPSVADSLSARGHVLLDMGRAEEALEAYARVLELNLKLLGPESPLVAWALTDQGEALVELGRLAEAREKFTRAMALQDKVLAPDDLGRLWPLLGMGRLSLAEGKPAEAVPFLEGALKMTLINERAGVQFPLARALWDSHGDRARAVELATQARDYWSRVDRKADAERAAQWLKQHATSRR, encoded by the coding sequence ATGAGGAACGAGCAGCGGGAGAAGAGCGCTCCTGGCGGGCATGCCGAAGAGGTCCCTTCCCGCGATGGGGAGCCGCTGCCCAGGCTCGAAGACGGGGGGGCCACCACGTGGCCTTATGAAGGGGAGCCCACGAAGGCTCCACCCCTCGAACCCGGCTACACGCTGCTGGGCCGCTATACGGTGCTGGGCACGCTGGGCCAGGGCAGCATGGGGCTGGTCCTGAGCGTGTATGACGCGCGGTTGGATCGACGCGTGGCGCTCAAGCTGCTGCGACCCTGGAGCGGAGGAGAGAGCCGCCGCGACGAGGAGCAGGCCCGGTTCGTGCGCGAGGCGCAGGCGATGGCGCGCCTGAGCCACCCCCAGGTGGTGGCGGTGTACGACGCGGGGACCTTGGAGGACGGCGCGCTCTTCATCGCCATGGAGTATGTGGAGGGGCAGACGCTGCGCCGTTGGCAGCAGGGGCGCCCGTGGGGCGAGGTGCTGGCGCAGTACCTGGCGGCGGGGCAGGGGTTGGCCGCCGCCCACGAAGCGGGCCTCATCCACCATGACTTCAAGCCGGACAATGTGCTGGTGGGCCAGGACGGGCGGGCGCGGGTGACGGACTTCGGCCTGGCCTGGCTCGAGTCCGCCTCGGTGGACGAGCCGCGCGAGGCCCCCGCGCAACTCCTCCCCGCGCAGCCGGCCGTGGCGCTCGCTCCGCTGACCACGCGCTCGAGCCAGTGGATGGGGACGCCGAGCTACATGGCGGACGAGCAGTTCCGAGGCCAACGGGGAGACGCGCGCAGCGACCTGTATGCCTTCTGCGTGTCTCTCTATGAGGGGCTGTACGGCCAGCTCCCCTTCCAGGGCAACACCGTGGCGGAGCTGCGCGCGGCTCAGCGCGCGGGCAGGGTGGCGCCGCCGGAGGACTCCCAGGTCCCCGCGTGGGTGACGCGCACGCTCCTCCAGGGGCTGAGCACCGATTCGGCGAAGCGTCCCTCGTCCATGAAGGCGCTGCTGCACGCGCTGGCGGACGACCCGGAGAAGAAGCGGCGGGCGAGGCCCTCGCGCTGGGCCCTGGTCGGCGCGGTGGGGGCGGCGGCGGGGCTGGCCTTGTGGGTGTGGGCTCGCCCGCAGGAGCAGGTATGCGGTCGCATGGAGCTGCGGCTGAGCGGGGTCTGGGATGCGGAGGTCCGGGCCCGGCTGGAGCAGGGGTTGGTCGCCACGGGGGCACCCTATGCTCGGGCCACCGCCGAGCGGGTGGTGCAGGGGCTGGAGGCCTATGCGGGAGCCTGGGTGAGGCAGCGCACCGCGCTGTGTCTGAGCGCGAGCCAGGAGGGGCGCCCGAAGAACTCGGGGCTGCTGATGCTGGAGGAGGCCTGCCTGGAGCGCAGGCGCGGCCAACTGCGCGCGCTCACCGAGCTGTTGTCCCAGAGTCCAGACACCGCCCTGGTGCGCAAGGCGGTGGAGGCGGTGCAGGCCCTGCCGCCGCTGGAGTACTGCGAGGACGCCAAGGCGCTCACCGCCGCGGTGCCGCCGCCGGAGGACCCGGTGGTGCGCGGGAAGGTGGAGGCGCTCCAGCAGCAGGTCGACTCCTTGCGGGTGCTGCTGGATACCCACCGCGTCCAGGAGGGGCTCGTGCTGGCGGACTCCCTGCTCCCCCAGGTGAAGGCGGCGGGCCACGCTTCGCTGGAGGCCCAGACCCTCTACCTCATGGCCTGGATGAGAGAAGGGACAGGCGACTACCGAGCCACCGTGGACGGCCTGCGCGAGGCCATGGGGGTGGCGGCCCGTGGCAGGGACGCCTATACGCTGGCCCAGGCCTCGAACTCCCTGGTCTGGGTGACGGGCAATCGCCTGCGGCGGCCGCACGACGCGCTGCACATGGTGCCCATGGCGCAGAGCATGGTGGAGCTGGCGGACGATGACCGCATCCGCGCCTTTGCCTCCAACAGCGAGGGCACCATCCTCATGGCCGTGGGCAAGCACGAGGAGGCGCGGCAGGCGTTCGAGCACGCCCTGGCGCTGAGGAAGAAGGTGTGGGGCCCCGAGCACTGGGAGGTGGCCTCCACGCTCCACAACCTGGGCCTGCTGTTCCAGAGCATGGGCCGGGTGGACGAGGCGCTCGAGGCCCATACCCTCTCGCTGGAGATGCGGAAGGAGGTGTTGGGCCCGGAGCACCCACGGGTGGCCGAGTCCCTCAGAGACCTCGGCACCACGCTCCAGGAGATGGGCCGGTTCGAGGAGGCGCTCGAGGCCCAGTCGCGCGCCCTGGCGCTGAAGCAGAAGGTGCTGGGCTCCGAGCATCCGTCCGTGGCCGACTCGCTCAGCGCGAGAGGCCACGTGCTCCTCGACATGGGGAGGGCCGAGGAGGCGCTCGAGGCCTACGCGCGCGTGCTGGAGCTGAACCTGAAGCTGCTGGGCCCCGAGAGCCCGCTCGTCGCCTGGGCGCTCACGGACCAAGGCGAGGCGCTGGTGGAGCTGGGGCGCCTCGCGGAGGCGCGGGAGAAGTTCACGCGCGCCATGGCCTTGCAGGACAAGGTCCTGGCGCCGGACGATCTGGGGCGCCTGTGGCCCTTGCTGGGGATGGGCCGGCTCAGTCTGGCCGAGGGCAAGCCCGCCGAGGCCGTGCCTTTTCTCGAGGGCGCCCTGAAGATGACCTTGATCAATGAGAGGGCGGGGGTTCAGTTCCCGCTGGCACGCGCGCTCTGGGACTCCCACGGAGACAGGGCGCGAGCCGTCGAGCTGGCCACGCAGGCCCGCGACTACTGGAGCCGCGTGGACCGAAAGGCGGACGCAGAGCGGGCCGCTCAGTGGTTGAAGCAGCACGCCACGTCCAGGCGCTGA
- a CDS encoding HEAT repeat domain-containing protein codes for MRKSVHAGGKPFSKVLGVGLPLLLVSLLGLWGWASRSAAVASSETSRSPQAAPAVAGLSMQPLGVSPKPLAGTRAWVPGTLYRYALNADQKISFRPAQPGAQALPGMRFILRGEWTVGVVSAEAERIDTRVSLQLTSLTVEVGDNGPVAPDVQRNLATTLQVPFFLTHDPSGRVTHTHFEQAADPLVRGILRSIVAGSQFVVVGVPGDTWTAEELDTTGRYSAGYLRLAPGRFEKRKLSYSHVAFPQGLEPLGGQVRIDVSARSTFALEQDLWTSSLDAQERVEVDAGQTMPPTTYESSLSLSLLERRVDPTLVGAFAARRAWLSSAAMSAFQGMEQDPMAQHRQVLGGKDFDTLVKELRALPGEPTARDEARSIALERLRALFMLHPSEAAKVPAIIRAGMDPLAASPMLGALSAASTPEAVQALAEVTGDRAIPQDIRMDSAAALGVAKDPTAEGLEALRGVAGEEDGMLRDTAQLALGNAAAQLTDTDPKGAEDLVGELTRGYRSASTAEAQVGAINSLGNTRSPSALAALEDALRSQDPRVRQAALNALRIIQDPRADQLLAQHLLEDPAPEVRQAAVFASNFRPLAPLLPALAQALRMDPADGVRNEVIHLLGDQRALVPEALPLLAWASQHDANPDLRQAAAVFVNTPTTRSSTP; via the coding sequence ATGAGGAAGTCGGTGCACGCGGGCGGCAAGCCCTTCAGCAAGGTCCTCGGGGTGGGGCTCCCCCTGCTCCTCGTGAGCCTGCTGGGGCTCTGGGGGTGGGCATCCCGGTCCGCCGCGGTGGCCTCTTCGGAGACGTCGCGCTCCCCCCAGGCCGCGCCCGCGGTGGCGGGCCTGTCGATGCAGCCCCTGGGCGTGTCGCCCAAGCCCCTGGCGGGGACGCGGGCGTGGGTCCCCGGGACGCTCTACCGCTACGCCCTGAACGCGGACCAGAAGATCTCCTTCCGCCCCGCCCAGCCCGGCGCGCAGGCACTGCCCGGCATGAGGTTCATCCTCCGGGGCGAGTGGACCGTGGGGGTCGTCTCCGCGGAGGCCGAGCGCATCGACACGCGGGTGAGCCTGCAGCTCACCTCGCTGACGGTGGAGGTCGGCGACAATGGCCCTGTCGCCCCCGACGTCCAGCGAAACCTCGCCACGACGTTGCAGGTCCCCTTCTTCCTCACGCACGACCCGAGCGGTCGGGTGACGCACACGCACTTCGAGCAGGCGGCTGACCCGCTCGTGCGAGGCATCCTCCGGTCCATCGTGGCGGGCTCCCAGTTCGTCGTGGTCGGAGTGCCGGGCGACACCTGGACAGCGGAGGAGCTCGACACCACGGGGCGGTACAGCGCCGGGTACCTGCGCCTGGCGCCGGGCCGCTTCGAGAAGCGCAAGCTGTCCTACTCCCACGTGGCGTTCCCGCAGGGGCTCGAGCCGCTGGGCGGGCAGGTCCGCATCGACGTGAGCGCCCGAAGCACCTTCGCGCTGGAGCAGGACCTCTGGACGAGCTCGCTCGATGCCCAGGAGCGGGTGGAGGTGGATGCGGGCCAGACCATGCCTCCCACAACCTATGAGTCCTCTCTGAGCCTGAGCCTGCTGGAGCGCCGCGTGGACCCCACGTTGGTGGGCGCATTCGCGGCGCGCCGGGCCTGGCTGAGCTCCGCCGCCATGTCCGCCTTCCAAGGCATGGAGCAGGACCCGATGGCCCAGCACCGCCAGGTGTTGGGCGGCAAGGACTTCGACACGCTGGTCAAGGAGCTGCGCGCGCTCCCGGGGGAGCCCACGGCGCGTGATGAGGCGCGCTCCATCGCCCTGGAGCGGCTGCGCGCGCTCTTCATGCTCCACCCCTCCGAGGCCGCGAAGGTCCCCGCCATCATCCGCGCGGGCATGGACCCGCTCGCGGCCAGCCCCATGCTCGGCGCGCTCTCCGCGGCCAGCACCCCCGAGGCCGTCCAGGCCCTGGCGGAGGTCACGGGGGATCGCGCCATCCCCCAGGACATCCGCATGGACTCGGCGGCCGCGCTGGGCGTGGCGAAGGACCCCACGGCGGAGGGCCTCGAGGCCCTTCGCGGCGTGGCGGGCGAAGAGGACGGGATGCTGCGCGACACGGCCCAACTGGCGCTCGGCAACGCCGCGGCCCAGCTGACCGACACCGACCCCAAGGGCGCGGAGGACCTGGTCGGCGAGCTCACCCGTGGCTATCGCTCCGCCTCCACCGCGGAGGCGCAGGTGGGGGCGATCAACAGTCTGGGCAACACCCGCTCGCCGAGCGCGCTCGCCGCGCTGGAGGACGCGCTCCGGTCGCAGGATCCCCGGGTGCGCCAGGCCGCGCTCAATGCGCTGCGCATCATCCAGGACCCTCGCGCGGACCAGCTCCTCGCCCAGCACCTGCTCGAGGACCCGGCCCCGGAGGTCCGCCAGGCCGCCGTCTTCGCAAGCAACTTCCGGCCCCTGGCGCCCCTGCTGCCCGCCCTGGCGCAGGCGCTGCGCATGGACCCCGCGGACGGGGTGAGGAACGAGGTCATCCACCTGCTGGGTGACCAGCGGGCCCTGGTGCCCGAGGCCCTGCCCTTGTTGGCCTGGGCCAGCCAACACGACGCGAACCCGGACCTCCGGCAGGCGGCCGCGGTCTTCGTCAACACGCCCACGACGCGCAGCTCCACTCCGTAA
- a CDS encoding S8 family serine peptidase, protein MRSVKSLSRWFTLGLVLASVGGLAAPPQKSEPGRLMRADNPVAGEYLVVLKEKPGRGLSSMAAKAGALARKYGARVLTIHETAFRGFLVSASEEQAQALAEDPQVERVRENGIVQPSGIQSPADWNLDRIDQEARPLDNSYFAEDATGINVYLIDSGIRASHQEFEGRAQVAFNAVLGQTGDDVTGHGTAVAGIIGGKTHGVAKKVNLRMVKAFNEFGTTVDRLVTALEWVANNAVTPAIVNLSFTTSSENLEIDAAVDVVAMNPGLVVVVAAGNANIDACGCSPAGLQPDAVHPFRTRIITVGAIDESHTRWVGITNASNKGGCLDLWAPGANLRSVSSTSDTDSTFFPLEGTSFAAPHVSGAAAILLAHGVAPADIPARLINDASVGQVELDFGDTSSPNLLLYKRPHATPLVNGASVSVSDDTGGRRNFKLDVPAGRPSVTFSITGGTGDADLYIRHGQFPELHAYQCRPLRKGNNETCVVNNPAGGTWLLQLGAFSTYTTTLKGQY, encoded by the coding sequence ATGCGAAGCGTGAAGAGCTTGAGCAGGTGGTTCACCCTGGGCCTCGTCCTGGCCTCGGTGGGGGGGCTCGCCGCGCCGCCCCAGAAGTCGGAGCCGGGCCGGTTGATGCGGGCCGACAACCCCGTGGCGGGCGAGTACCTGGTGGTGCTGAAGGAGAAGCCCGGGCGAGGTCTCTCGAGCATGGCGGCGAAGGCGGGCGCGCTGGCCAGGAAGTACGGTGCGCGCGTCCTCACCATCCACGAGACCGCCTTCCGTGGCTTCCTCGTCTCCGCCAGCGAGGAGCAGGCCCAGGCGCTCGCCGAGGATCCTCAGGTGGAGCGCGTCCGGGAGAATGGCATCGTCCAGCCCTCGGGCATCCAGAGCCCCGCGGACTGGAACCTGGATCGGATCGACCAGGAGGCCCGCCCGCTGGACAACAGCTACTTCGCCGAGGACGCGACGGGCATCAACGTCTACCTCATCGACTCGGGCATCCGGGCGTCACACCAGGAGTTCGAGGGGCGCGCCCAGGTCGCGTTCAACGCCGTCCTCGGTCAGACCGGGGATGACGTCACCGGGCATGGCACCGCCGTCGCGGGGATCATCGGTGGCAAGACGCATGGCGTCGCCAAGAAGGTCAACCTTCGCATGGTGAAGGCGTTCAACGAGTTCGGGACGACCGTGGATCGCCTGGTGACGGCGCTGGAGTGGGTGGCGAACAACGCCGTCACGCCGGCCATCGTCAACCTGAGCTTCACCACCTCGAGCGAGAACTTGGAGATCGATGCCGCCGTGGATGTCGTCGCGATGAACCCCGGGCTCGTCGTGGTGGTCGCGGCGGGCAACGCGAACATCGACGCCTGCGGCTGTTCGCCGGCCGGCCTCCAGCCGGATGCGGTCCACCCCTTCCGGACGCGCATCATCACGGTGGGCGCCATCGACGAGAGCCATACGCGCTGGGTGGGCATCACCAACGCGTCCAACAAGGGGGGGTGTCTGGACCTCTGGGCTCCGGGCGCGAACCTCCGCTCCGTGAGCTCGACCAGTGACACGGACTCGACCTTCTTCCCGCTCGAGGGGACCTCCTTCGCCGCGCCCCACGTGAGCGGCGCGGCGGCCATCCTGCTGGCCCACGGCGTCGCTCCCGCCGACATCCCCGCGCGACTGATCAACGACGCGAGCGTGGGGCAGGTGGAGCTGGACTTCGGAGACACGAGCTCACCCAACCTGCTGTTGTACAAGCGTCCTCACGCCACGCCCCTCGTCAACGGCGCGAGCGTGAGCGTGTCCGACGACACGGGCGGCCGGCGGAACTTCAAGCTGGACGTCCCCGCGGGCCGCCCCTCCGTGACGTTCTCCATCACCGGGGGCACCGGGGACGCGGACCTCTACATCCGCCACGGCCAGTTCCCGGAGCTGCACGCCTACCAGTGCCGTCCGCTGCGCAAGGGCAACAACGAGACCTGCGTCGTGAACAACCCCGCGGGGGGCACCTGGCTCCTGCAGCTGGGAGCCTTCTCCACCTACACCACCACCTTGAAGGGCCAGTACTGA